Within the bacterium genome, the region GTCAGCAAGGCCGACGAGATGTCGGTGTGGCTGGGCGAGGTTGGCGTGACCATCAGCGTGATGCTGGTGCTCTCGCTGCTGATGAGCCTGACCGTGATCCCCCCGCTGTCGGTGCGCCTGACGCGCTCCCAGGGGGCCGTCGGGGAGAACGGGTGGCTGGCGACCCTGCGCGGCCGCTATCTGCGCTTGCTGAACTGGACGGCGCTGCGCCACCCGCTGCTGACCGCCCTGGTAATCGTCCCCGCGGTGCTGGCGGTGACGGTCGTCATGATGCAGGTCACCAAGTTCAAGCCCGAGCCCTTCGGCGACGAGGGCATCCGGCGCGAGAGCCTCTACATCAATTGCAACTTCACCGATCCCATGGACAAGTACCGCACCAGCGACTGCGTCCAGAAGGCCGAGGACTACCTGGAGACCCGCCGCGAGGAACTGGGCATCCGCGACATCTACATCTACTACACGGCCGACCGTGGGGGCATCTCCCTCTTTTTCGACACGGGCGTGGTGTCGGACAGCTTCTACAAGCGGATCCGCGACGACCTGCGCGAGAACCTGCCGAAGCAGGCCGGCCTGAAGTACGAGTTCGGCGACGAGGAGGGGCAGGGTTCCGGCGTGAAGACCTTCGCGGTGACGGTCTACGGCGAGGAGACCGAGCTGCTCACCGAGATCAGCCGGAACGTCAAGCTGCTGCTGGCCTCGGTCGGTGGCGTGGGCGACCTGCGCACGGACGGGGAGGACGGCAACAAGGAGATCCAGATCCACGTGGACCGCGAGGCGGCCGCGCGCGTGGGCGTGACGCCGGAGACCATCTCCCAGATCATGGGGCTGACCTACCGTGGCGTCCAGCTGCCACGCCTGAACACCGGCCTGAAGGAAGTGGACATGATCGTGGTGCTGGATCCCAGCGACCGCGAGAGCATCGAGAACCTGGCCATCCTGACCGTCGGGGCGATCGAGGGCCGCGCCGTCCAGCTCGGCCAGGTCGCCGACTTCACCATCGAGGACACCCCCCGCCGCATCTTCCGCGAGAACCAGAAGTCCGGCATCATCATCCGCGGCACCTACGACGGCGAGAACCTGGACGACGCGCTGGACAAGTTCCGGATCCTGCTCGACGGCATGGAGCTGCCCATCGGCTACGGCTGGGACTTCGGCTCGCAGATCCGCCGCTCCCAGGAGCAGCAGAGCGAGATGGGGATGAACATGCTGCTGGCGCTGGTCTGCGTATTCTTCGTGATGGCCAGCCTCTTCGAGTCGCTGCTGCACCCGCTGGTCGTGATGAGCTGCGTGCCCTTCGCGTCGGTGGGCGTCTTCTGGATCATGATGGCGACCGGCACGCCCTTCAACATGATGGCCATGATCGGCATCGTGATCCTTATCGGCATCGTGGTGAACAACGGCATCGTGCTCGTCGATCACATCAACAACCACCGCCGCGGGGGCCGGGCGATGGAGGACGCGATCCTGGCGGGCTGCCGCGACCGCATGCGTCCCATCCTGATGACCGCCGGCACCACCATCCTCGGGCTGCTGCCGCTGGCGGTCTTCCACGGCGCCCACGTGGGCGACGCCGAGTACTACCCCATGGCGCGGGCCATCATCGGCGGGCTGGCCTCGAGCACGCTGCTCACGCTGATCGTGCTGCCGACGTACTACCTGATCGCCAACCGCTATGCGGAGGCGTTCAAGGCCGGGTTGCGGGCGCTGGCGAGGGGGCGGGGGGAAGCGGTGCCAAGACGAGCATCGGAAATTTGATTCACATCATCCTCCGGGCTGCCGATATCTCCCATGAGCAAATCCGGGAGTGTCCACGTGGCCGCAAGCACGAGTTTCAAGGTCTACCGCCCCGGCGGCGCCAGGTTCGGCGCCGCCGTCACGTCGCGCCGGGTCGGGGCGACCGCCATCCGTATCCTCGAGACCGTCAGCGGCGCGGATTCGCTCACCGTCGCCGCGCGCGAGGTCGCCGACGCCATGCGCGATCTGGTGGGCTTCGAGGCCGTCTGGATCCGCCTGCGGCAGGGCGACGACTATCCAATCCTGACCGCCCGCGACGTCCCCCCCGAGATCCTGGAGAACTGCAACACCCTGCGCCGCCAGGCCCACGACTCCCTCACCTGTCTCTGCGGGGCCATACTCGACGACAAGCGTGAAAAGTCGGATGCGCCCGGTTTCACGGCTCGGGGCGGCTTCTGGACCAACTCTCTCACCGATTTTGCGTCGGGCGGCGAACTGGCCGCCGCCACCGTGGGCTTCCGCGGACACTGCGTTTCGAAGGGCTTCGAGACGCTGGTCTCGCTGCCCCTGCGCGCGGCCGGCGAGACCATCGGTCTGATCTACCTGGGCGACCGGCGCCGCGACCTGATAGACGCCGAGGTGGTCGGGCATCTCGAGGAGCTGGCCCATGGCCTGGCCGTCGCCCTGGCCTCCCTGCAGAAGGACGAGAAACGGCAGCGAGCCGAGGAGGAGCTGCGCAAGCTCAACCTGGAGCTGGAGTCGCGCGTGGCGAAGCGCACGCGCGAACTGGAGGAGACCCGCGACCGGCTGGTCGCATCGGAGAAGCAGACGGCCCTGGCGCGGTTGCTGACCGGCTTCGCCCACGAGATAAACACGCCGCTGGGGATCAGCATCACGGCGTCCTCGCTGCTCGAGGAACGCGTAGCCGCGCACCGCATGTCCGTGCACGGAGACGACGCGTTCCTGAACCTCTGCGCGGTGTCGTCGTCCCTGATCTCGGGCAACCTGCGCCGGGTCGCCACGCTGATCGAGACCCTGAAGCTCCTGTCCCCCGAGCAGATCGGCGAGCCGAAGCGCGAGGTCGCGCTCGGAGAACACCTGCGGGTATCCACGCTCGAGCACGTCGAGCGCCTCCGCGCCAAGGGGCACACGCTGGACATCCAGTGCGCGGACGACCTGCGCGTGAAGCTGTGCCCGTCCAATCTCGCGCACGTGGTCGAGGAGCTCCTGGACAACTCCCTGCGTCACGGGTTGCCGGAAGAGGGCGGCGGACACGTGAGCCTGATCGCCTGGGCCGAGGGCGGCGAACTGCACCTGCTCTACCGCGACGACGGCGTCGGCATGGACCCGGACACGCTGAACCGCATCTTCGATCCCTTCTTCACGACGCGGCGCGATCTCGACGGCTGCGGTCTCGGCATGCACATCGTCCACAACCTGGTGTACCAGTCCATGGGCGGCACGATCGAATGCTCCAGC harbors:
- a CDS encoding efflux RND transporter permease subunit; this encodes SFSFFNQADQITNSLKSLMQGGLIGSLLAVIVLFLFLRRLSMTAVVSVAIPLSLMGTAVFLYLSNRSLNILTMMGLMLGVGMLVDNAVVVLESIHRRQRTGASPLSAAVRGTKEVGRAVVASTLTTIIVFAPIIVSKADEMSVWLGEVGVTISVMLVLSLLMSLTVIPPLSVRLTRSQGAVGENGWLATLRGRYLRLLNWTALRHPLLTALVIVPAVLAVTVVMMQVTKFKPEPFGDEGIRRESLYINCNFTDPMDKYRTSDCVQKAEDYLETRREELGIRDIYIYYTADRGGISLFFDTGVVSDSFYKRIRDDLRENLPKQAGLKYEFGDEEGQGSGVKTFAVTVYGEETELLTEISRNVKLLLASVGGVGDLRTDGEDGNKEIQIHVDREAAARVGVTPETISQIMGLTYRGVQLPRLNTGLKEVDMIVVLDPSDRESIENLAILTVGAIEGRAVQLGQVADFTIEDTPRRIFRENQKSGIIIRGTYDGENLDDALDKFRILLDGMELPIGYGWDFGSQIRRSQEQQSEMGMNMLLALVCVFFVMASLFESLLHPLVVMSCVPFASVGVFWIMMATGTPFNMMAMIGIVILIGIVVNNGIVLVDHINNHRRGGRAMEDAILAGCRDRMRPILMTAGTTILGLLPLAVFHGAHVGDAEYYPMARAIIGGLASSTLLTLIVLPTYYLIANRYAEAFKAGLRALARGRGEAVPRRASEI
- a CDS encoding GAF domain-containing sensor histidine kinase, which gives rise to MAASTSFKVYRPGGARFGAAVTSRRVGATAIRILETVSGADSLTVAAREVADAMRDLVGFEAVWIRLRQGDDYPILTARDVPPEILENCNTLRRQAHDSLTCLCGAILDDKREKSDAPGFTARGGFWTNSLTDFASGGELAAATVGFRGHCVSKGFETLVSLPLRAAGETIGLIYLGDRRRDLIDAEVVGHLEELAHGLAVALASLQKDEKRQRAEEELRKLNLELESRVAKRTRELEETRDRLVASEKQTALARLLTGFAHEINTPLGISITASSLLEERVAAHRMSVHGDDAFLNLCAVSSSLISGNLRRVATLIETLKLLSPEQIGEPKREVALGEHLRVSTLEHVERLRAKGHTLDIQCADDLRVKLCPSNLAHVVEELLDNSLRHGLPEEGGGHVSLIAWAEGGELHLLYRDDGVGMDPDTLNRIFDPFFTTRRDLDGCGLGMHIVHNLVYQSMGGTIECSSAPGAGLTVHMAIPIDGKGA